AGTGACAGTGCTGGACAATGGAGTTGCCTTGGTAAAAGAATTCAAATACCTAAGAGCAAACGTTAATGAAACTGGCTCGTTCATCTCAATGACCGTTGCATCTTCAGGCTGCATGACATAGGAGAAGATACAAGGGAAATTAATCTATTTTCTAAAGATGGCTGAAAGGGTGTTAAGCTAGTTATTTTACTCCAAGGAGAAAAAGATAGAACTAGCCTTATCAACAGTCGTGTTCTGCCTGCAAACAACATTTGCAGTACCGATGTCACCTCTTGTTGAGAATTTTACACCTTCCTTTGTGACAGAGATCACAACTGCATTCAGAAGTCAAACCAAAGGCCATATTTAAGTACTAAATAGCTTACAATCTAACATTTGTTATTGCATTGGAGaacataaacaacaaacctGTGTCACCAATGCTACTAAGATCTTTACAGATTCTCGCAAACTCGGAAGATGGCATCCGAACTATAGCATGGTACTCAGCTTCAGGGATTCCAAGATGCTCGCTGTCAATGTCCATAAGCTTCATCTCAAAATCTGCAATTTTATCTTGTGCTGCGATGGAAAAAAACAAAAGGGACAACATACTAAAAAGGATTAACTTAAAAAGTTGAACAAGGAAATCAGAAAGGAGAGAAGAAAACAGTGTTAAATATGATCTAAAATTGGACAAGTCGAATAATTTAAGAGCTTCAGCTATCCAAAGGCCACTCACCGTAGTCGACCTGCATAAAACCAGATCCCTTCACTCAAACCCAACAATGATACCTCAGAATTACAACAGAAAATGTGGACTTTATTCTGCCACTCATATGTCTTACTTATACTTCCCCTTTCATTTCATCATCCAACATTCAACAAGTTAATGATTTGGGTTGCAATAGCCAATTAAAAAGTTTATACTATTCGTATATTCATCTTTATGTCCTTTGTACAAATAGGTAAAGGAGACTTTTCCTTCATTTTTTATTAGATTCTGGCTTCCCATCACTAAATTATCAAGAAAATCAAAACCCGTATGCAAGGCTCGACTGTCAATGAATTAACGCATATATTGTATTACAAGATCTTACCAAACATACATCAGTTTTTGAGCTTCAAATGTTATAAATTATAACAACTTGATCTGCTCTTCATATATTCATTTAccaaaaaaaaaggagaaagaATGCAACCTGAGTCACCAAAAATATACCAgaaaaaagtttttttaaaaaaaaaactcaaaactgTTCACCAACTAAATCTACAAGAAAACTGCAGCCCATTAAAacctgaagaagaagaagaaaggaaACATACTGGGGCTCTCAAACATGAAGGTGACGGTATCGCTACCGTCATCAGCTTTTATGGTTATGATGTCATCATTCCCGGCGCACTTCAACATCTTTCCCATGTTATTGAGGTTCATCCCCATGGACAGGTTGCGGTCGCATCGGTAGTGCTCGAAGCCCTCGGATCTAAGCAGAAGCGCCACCAGCGCCACGTGACTCGAATCCATGGCCTGCAGAGAGAACCCAGTTGCGGAGCAGTCGAAATTCGCTTCCGTTACCAGATCTTTAATCGCCTCCATCACCTTCTTCAACAAGCTCCCCTGCACCAGTCTGAGCTCCAACATTTTAAGGAAATCAATATGAAAAATCCTTCCCGAATTCTCACTGTTGGGAGTAGGAAATGAGCTTCCCGACCAAATTCGTGCGGGAAATTGAAATAGAAATGTAAGTTTGGCAATTAGGGTTTATATATTCCGTATATATAGAAGTCCAGCAGGTGGGAATGGATTGAGGTGTGCCCGAGAAACTAGGGTTGTAATTGGAGGGAAAAgcgaaattaaaaatattttaattcccGCCAATATTTTTTAGATGCAAAACAattatacttttatttttttgtgtttgcataaaaatataaaggtaaaatttttgtgagacgatctcacggttCGTATTTTGTGTGATGGatctttatttgggtcatctataaaaaagtattactttttatgctaagagtattgctttttattgtgaatatcggtaggattgacccgtctcacagattaagatccgtgagacggtctcacatgagatccactcaaatataaaatatagtaaaatttataaattcttaacgttgaaatttttttacttttggTCACTCGTGTAGTATATGTGCATAAACCTCTTTTTGATCCGAGAATATATTTAAGTTCGATTTCAGATGATATCGAAAAAACGTCAATAGTATGCAATtaaaaaatcttttaatttattttttcacaaTGGAaaatcaaaacaataatttcacaATATATTATGACGCAAAAAGATTTCCTATcatgtttaaaaaaaacatttattttgaataaaaatacatttcttATGAAGTAGcataaaaatgaaaagaatATTGTAAAATGACATAAATCGCCCTCATTATAGAAGCATAGGTTCAAACAACCACTACGTCACCTCAATAATATAATAAACGAAAAACAAAATAGTTTCACATTGCATCAATGTtacaatataattaaaatagtattgcatatttttatcatttggttAAACTACGTGTGTAAATGAATCAAGTTTGGccaaatatgattaaattttaagGTTGAGTTCAGATAAAGATAGATATATTCATCTAGATCTTTATTCGGAGCTGAAAGatgtaaaaaaaacatattcgAATCTGGATCGGAATCAGGGTTCGAGATAGAATTTGGCtcaaaagattcaaatatatttggGAGCTATTCGAACTATTccgtgaaaataaatatttaaactgtaggtctcttgtgagatagtctcacgaatctttatttgtgagacgtatCAACCatatcaatattcacaataaaaaagtaatattcttaacgaaaaaataatattttttcatggataacccaaataagagatatgtctcacaaaatatgaactcgtgagactgtctcacacaagtttctgtcatatttaaaagtctccaaatatatttttttaatatatatttacatCATATTAATGAAATATTAAGGTTCGCGGACGGCTTGCGAACTAAGTATAATTTTGAATCGAATCCGACTCGAAAAAAATTCGAGCATTTCAAGTTTAACTCGACCTCGAAAAATGCAaatacaaattaaatatttttcaaatcaGCTTAAAAATGTGCGAACGCACTTGATTTGCTTGTAACCTAGTTAAAGCCACTTCTtactaaaatatatattatttggcCATAAAAAAGCTCATTATctcaaattttcataattttatttttaagaaaatttcaaaattcccGATTTCatggtttttaaattaaatattatcaaaatgtGACAAattaagagaatttgaggaataAAAGCTCGGAAAAATCCGAGACATTCCTCGAATTTGaagagaaaataatttcttcaTTTTATGGGTGAATCGGTCACGGTTCAAATTTGGCCGATTcaaccaaaaaaattaaatagctGGAATCCGagaaaatatttctcaaatttcaagtgatcggaaataaattatgtatatgaggttttttattaataattttaaaaatagtgtaGGTGGTGGCGTTTTACAGTAATACCCGCAAAACACCACTGGGGGAATAGCAGACGCTGCCAAAGTATTTTGCAACGTTCGCTGCCAATATGCTACCTATGTGGCAATGTGGGCAGCATCCGCCAGCGCGAATCCAAAACCAAATGCATTATATTCGTCTATAAATAATGTATTCTTAGTTTGTTTCTTATATTCAAAACATTCACAATTTATAAACTTATTTGTCTCGTGTTTGTTTATTTCTTACACTTCTTCAATCTATAATTATCCCGTcagtttatttaaattttcctTGTATCCGAaatttcttcttccaaatgGCTACTATCGATGTGCCTTTATATTTTGTTGGTCAGATTATTGTCGGAAATTGATCGgtcaaatataatatttattatattagaCCAATGTATTACGATCTATTATTTTGTTGGAGTTTGTTCAAGTTGTGCATAAAATATTAGGAATCGATCTAATGAAGTTTATTATGAAGTTGTCAACAAAATATTCATTTACGAAGAGATCGTCTTGGCATGAAGTTCAATTCATTCTTGTTGATGATGACTCTTTAGAATCTACAATGCAATGTCCCGATAtgaatatattgaaattatatgTGGAAACAAATCCAAGTGATCATCATGTTGGTTTTGGTAAACCTGAATCATACGTTCCACACATATCTGACTCAAGGTTCAATAACCAACCCGGTACTTCTTCATATGGGGGTTTTCATGAGCCAGAATCATATGTTGCACAGGTCACCGAAGGATTGAGTAATATATATTTAGAAAATAGAGGTGGATCGTGGGATCAATTTATCACCGGCCCGTCTGAACCAAATCATGCTACATGTTGATCGAATATGACACTAGGTGTGAGAGCCCAAACACAAAACCCCAAAGCTCATCCCATTTCAGTAAtaagttaaataaataaaaaaaatgagaaaatcGTGAATCTTCCTTTTCTCTTTCCCGTAAGAACCGAAAGCTGCgttttctttcttcttcttccattTCGTAACTCTTTTCATCGATTGTGGCCGTTTCGATCATCCaaaaattaaagtaaatatatattCGAAAAGCCCGTGACGAGAGCTATCTATTGATACCTATTTTGCAAGGTTTTATCGTGATTCCGTTCGAACCCGTGAACCTTGGGTCGTCGAATTTTTCTCTTTTGCCTTGATTTCGTGTTATTTCAAGCTTGGACAACTGATTGTATAGTTGTACTCGAAATTTGAAGCGTTTGAGGTAAAAATTCAGATTTTAGGGTTTCGAATTTTAGGTATTTTGATTAATTTGAGTTCCAACAATTAATAtttgttatattattgattgtagGTACAAGAATTGAGCCGATTAGAGGTATCTACCAGATTTTCGGAATTTATTTggaataatttcgaaaattcagatttaTATAATTGGATTTTCGAATTTTAGTGTTCAATAATTAGGTGTTTAGCTACTATAAAATTGTCGTACATTAATTTTAGAaatattaaagcctaaattatgaaTATTTGGAATTTTAGGCTAAATTGTCAAATATTGGTAAAATAAATGGAACTTGATATGAAATGTATTATTTGTCACAGGATTGGATTCTACGAGAAATCCTTAAGATATTTCGGTGGTAAATTAAGTATCAGTTGAGGTACGCATGAACTGTTTTATTATGACGTCTATATGATGTGAAATGAAGTTAAGTACTTTGTAATGAGTTGTGGTGTGCCTTATGTGCTTCTGTGAATACGTGAttgcattcatgcatttatttgagttgatactattagtgcatagcatttcgagccttgactcctttgattGCTATTGATCTATCGAGTTGTTGCGTCATCGATGGAGCGGGTGGGTAGGATTAGCACTCCTGATGACTTGCATGAGGGCTGAGCGGGTAGCTCCCGtaccctcgatgctacgtgAATAGATGAGTGGCGACTTGATATTGCGTTGCTACgttcctggcacgggtggccactgttactgttgtTGATGCGATTCATTTGGACTCCGTTTGGTATCCGTTATCGGTTGTTACCTTTCACGCATTGCATTACATTGCATTGCATcgcattttacttgattttatttcatgtcagttatatttgtcgtgatattactggttcgtcgtactggggcccgacccctcgtttttttttatgttgtggttgtttttgatgtcATAGCAGGTTATCTAGgaggatttgacgcgtctggtggagcgtcggGTAGCGGTGCCCAGTAGTTGGATTGTGATTGAGAGTTcccatatattatattatggagTCATACTTTTGCCAGGAATGCCATGTGTAGTTGTACTGTTATTTTTACGATGTTTTGGATTGTTGTTGTGTGAGCGAGCCTTGTCGGCTCTGTATAtgctagtcctggccagtgcggctataggtttgTGAATTGaagttatgactttatttcgagtatataaatgttgtttgtgttgtttgaaaatttttgggatgtcctacttacgggtaggtcatgccgaaattttatTGGCCCAAAAGGAACATATTTTAACCGCTTTCGATGTTTACATTAACAAATCCTGTTTGTTTGGTCATTAAACGTTAATTAGGAGCACGGGCCCCCactgttggtatcagagcgtaactggGATATGCTCGAATTAGAGTCTAGGGCACTTGAGTCTAGACACACATATAACATGATTGTGCATGTGTCTGACTGTTAgctcttatttgaattatttggtGTGATTCGCTTGAATTTACCTGCGTTAGAACGACTAGCTGATTAGACATGGTATGTAGTCTAGAAATTGTTTATAACTTTCTTTTACCTGTTATCTGCCTGTGGATTTAATCATCGTGTCTTGTAGAATGGCACCTGGAGGAAGAGgtagaaaaggaaaagaaatagCGCAAGAATCTGAGGCGCAAAATGTTCGAGGACTTGCAGTTATCATTAGAGGTAGACGTGGTCGACCTCGAGGACAAGTCGCTCAAAATGTTGAAGAAGAAGTAAACCAAGAACCTCCTCGACATGAAAGACCTGGAGCTAGACAGGTAGCGATTGAGCAAGAAGTGGAACAGATGACACAGAAAGTTGGAGGAATGTAgttataatttctcagttccaAGAATTACGTCCTCCAAAATTGTTTGGCAACGAGAGCGGAGAAAAAACAGCAGGCTGGCTGAAAAGTATAAATCATCTATTTAGTTTGTTGGAATATTCCCAAGATATTAGACTGAACCTTGCCATCTACCAACTTAAAGACCGAGAACAACTCTGGTGGGAAGCCACAGAGGAAGCAATGAAGGACTCTGGTGAAATTATTACTTGGGATGCTTTTCGTGCTCACTTTACCCAAGAATATGCACCACCATCATATTATGCTGCTAAAGAAGAAGAGTTCAATCAGTTGGTGCAGGGCAATAAATCAGTGGTGGAATATACTTCACAGTTTTCTGCTCTTTTGTTTGGTCATTAAACGTTAATTAGGAGCACGGGCCCCCACACTAGGTTGGGACCTAAATGTTGATAGATCAAGTTGAAATCCAAAAAGACATAATTGTGTAGCAAACAATGCTGGCTTAGATACGGGGGCTCGTTGTCCGGATATTACCACTAATGATGAAGTTTCTAGGAGTGATACGAAATCGGAGATTTCACATAGCGATTATGAAGAAGAAGATATGACTGTCAATGAAAATGTAAATACACATGCTAATCCTGATGAGGGGACATCATCTCATCAACCACCTTGTGAAACTTTGCGAAGACAAGTAGTATAATTTCTTTCTATTACTTCAGAAATGCCATTATTTTTCCATAAATTTTTCGAGTAAGAGCCTCTTTATTTTGTCAGTGTACCTTCTGTCGATATAGATCATCACAACTTGAACATTGAAATGGCGGCACAAACGCTATTGGGAGTTGTACGATGTGATCCTTCGTACAAGATTAAGTATATAATGAAAAATGTGAGAGATAAATATTGATATCAAATCCCGTATACCAAAGCATGGCAAAATTTGAAACGTATGTTGGAAATTACTTACGGTACATGGGAGAGCTCGGTGCAATTACTTTTAAAATATGTGTGTCATGTCCAAATTTAATAAGAGAACAACTATGGAGTGGAAGCATCTCAGATCAAACACTGAAGCAATGAAGACATTGAATTATGTTTTCTGGACATTCAAGCCGTGCATAAATGGGATTTGACACTAttgtaaaaatattaatatcgaTGGtacacattaatttatacacaaaatacatatataaaatGTTGATCGTTGTCACTCGATGTGAACAATCAGGTTCTATCACTAGCATTCTCCATTGTGTACGAAGAAACATTTGATTCCTAGAAATTGTTCTTGGAAAATCTTGGTTGACATATTGTTTGTGGTGCAAATAGTGTGTGCGTAATTTCTAACATGCATAAAGGAATTTTGCGAGCAGCTTAGGATCTACCATATTTTCAACTTCCTCACAGTGTGTGTTGTTCTTGTTTGAGACATGTATGCTCAAAGATGTGCATCTGAAATATTTATGATGGGAAGCAAGCACACAaaatcaaatttgtaagtttgaaGCAACAATAGAGACAATCAAGACCAATAAATTTTTGGCGCACAATTATTTGGATGGAGTTGCGAAAGAGAAATGGAGCATGACACATGACACATGACGATGGTCAGCATCGTGGGGTGATGACAACTAATATGTCGCAGTGTTAAAACATTATGTTAAAGGGAGCTTGTAGACTTCCTATATCTGCAGTAGTACACTTGACCCTTCTGAGGTGCGTACAATACTTCGTTGAAGGTATGACAAGATGTAGTCGTATGATTCAGAAAAATCAGCTATGGTTGGATTATGCATCTCGGAAGTATGAGGAATGAGCGAGAGAATGTAGTGAATATCGTGTTCCAAATATGATATACGGGAGCAAACTGCTTCGGTTGTGACTGGATGAAGGCCAATTCGTGGCCAAAATATGCAGGTGGTAAAAATATCAACCAGCGATTGTACATGTGGTAAATGGACGATTTTTGGCATCTCATATTCCCATGCTATTTGTACCATTAAGTGGTACTCGTTATATACCACAACACTTGTGCATCCGTGGTACAACATGTTTGAGTACCTAGCAACGTACGATGGAGGATTTCAATCTCTTGCAGATGACAATACTAGGATCCATCCACGTTTGAGTTGCACTACAACCTAGTTAGATATGAAAGAAGAAGAATTGGCAGGGACAGAACAACTCGATTGAGAAATAAGATGGACATGCCAGTAGTTAGAGAGAAACAACAACGAACTATGCATATGTAAAAATacctttaattttaatttatcacGTACATTTTTGCTTATTCTATTTTTATCAAGAAATAATTGTTTAATTCGTAATTTTATTTCAGGAACAAGATGAATGTGATAACAGAATAATACCAATAATTGAAGAATACAGAAATGACAACAAAATTAACTTCTTATCAATGAATATGTATTTTGTATTGATATTGGTTTAAAGTTATTTATAATGAATATTCATgtcaaatattaaattttgttgtTGATATACAAAAGTATTGCAtttgactttttaaaaataaatcaatatcttatataattcaaaaatataaaaaccttaattatgaaattttagTGTAACATAAAATTTAATTGATACAATGATACAAATGAATTTCAGTTCCAATCAGAAACATctcaattataaaattttaatcagAAGAATCATCATCAAAATTACAATGATAGAGATGACTTCTAGTTCTACACTGAGGTGGATTACATTTTCTCTTCCCTCTACGCAATCTAATATcttgattaataaaattttcctCATCTGAATAACCTGAAAAAATGAAAGGTGAAATAATATTTCTCTCGGGTCGCATATCACGAACAAGTTGTTGCAAACCAACATTAATAAGATTTGTAGGCGCAACAGCTAGTACTGAACCATATGGAGTGACTGGAATCTactaataatataaaaataattaaaaaacatatgttgtattaaataatgaaaatatattatttataccTACAAGATATATAAAGCTAGATTTTCCTATATGCGTTGCATTGCACAGCTCGCGGTATAAGAATGCTAAAACGACAATTCTCCAACTGTATGATTTTACACTATCAATATCATGCAGCATTATAAAAACATGAGCCAAGACAAACCTCTTTGATAATCCGAGAACAATATTCCTCCAATAATTATCAATGTTACACAACGGATATATTTCACGACATCTAATTCCGAACTATTATCATCAACAAGGGAATAAATATAATGGTCGTGTAGTGCAGTCATAGACAAATGACCATCTTTAAAATACCATGATGATGTCGTAAATCCCAACAAGTCAAAACATATATGTTGTCATTGACCAACTGTATGTGAAACATCTATTCCAGTCACCAGATCACAATAAATTGTTAGACCCTAAATTATCGAAACATCTCGTAATGCACAATTGTTTCAGCACATTTaaaatgaaatgtgtgtgtctcGCGTCGCCCATCATTCAACAAGAGCAGTAATCAAATGATTTGTCAAATACTCGAAAATCACATTGTAAACCCCATAAAATTccatatgatttaaatatgcaAGGACATGATTGTGTAAataattttcaacatataaCATCCAAAACAGAATGTCTGATCGATTAACTcttatgatatcatcaacagtttttttgaaattgttgaTGACATGTGTTGCTTATAATTAGAGAACACTGAGATTTTTTGAGTCTCGGTTTTCTGTCATTCTGAAATAAGTTGCCAAAAAAATAAgtcaatacaaaatattataataagaaatgaaataatacatataaaattaaaacttaaaaaattattaagcaTATAAAAAATTTCCATATTCATgtcaaataaacattttaaatgtgCATTTACAGTTGTTAGGGCACTATCAGGACTGCTAAGTCGATTCCTGTGTAAAATGACCTATTTTGCCtctgaaaccctaacttgaccaTTTGACCCATGGATCTTAAAACTTAAAcccgaatccatccaaacttatcaaaacacctcaaaacatacttataatcatttcttagacgtaaactcgagcacATACACTAAATTCAATAATTtgtttaaaacttggaccggagtcccggttttaacttgAATCAAACCGAAACGCAACCATACATTCCCAAACTTAAACCTATGACTTAACCACGCCCTACCAGAACTTAAAAAACCTACACCAAACCTTTTAAGACCCTCGAAATGCAC
The Primulina tabacum isolate GXHZ01 chromosome 9, ASM2559414v2, whole genome shotgun sequence DNA segment above includes these coding regions:
- the LOC142555085 gene encoding proliferating cell nuclear antigen, whose product is MLELRLVQGSLLKKVMEAIKDLVTEANFDCSATGFSLQAMDSSHVALVALLLRSEGFEHYRCDRNLSMGMNLNNMGKMLKCAGNDDIITIKADDGSDTVTFMFESPTQDKIADFEMKLMDIDSEHLGIPEAEYHAIVRMPSSEFARICKDLSSIGDTVVISVTKEGVKFSTRGDIGTANVVCRQNTTVDKPEDATVIEMNEPVSLTFALRYLNSFTKATPLSSTVTVSLSSELPVVVEYKIAEMGYIRFYLAPKIEEDEENNT